One Halobaculum marinum genomic window carries:
- a CDS encoding glycoside hydrolase family 36 protein codes for MDARVPAAAPTGWCSWYHYFTEVTADDVRDNVGALDDWGVPLDVIQIDDGYEQAFGDWRTLADGFDDMRALRDDIVDAGHTAGIWLAPFYVQADSQLAADHPEWLITDGAGAPVDAGARHGPMYGLDVTHPGATEWLRETFRTVVEEWGIEYLKLDFLYAAALPGERHGDVTRAQAYRHGLATIREAVGDAFVLGCGAPGFPSVGLVDAMRVGPDTAPYWRREGDAASEPAHENAIRNVLNRQFCHRRLWLNDPDCQLVRTTTDLTDPERRSFAALVALTGGTNVLSDAVDEIDAAGRDLFERTLPPVDTGSVVGVGDTELPARVVCRRSADDAVAVAAFNWDDEAATVRVDPAEYLDADAVVAVDAFGDDGLHDGPIEREVPPHGVLLVHAAPASDEPRVVAAHHLANAATQLTHVECVGGSLVMTSAAEQPMNVTLAVPPSVTTSVGEQLTDRTVRVTVHPGETTIPFTER; via the coding sequence ATGGATGCACGTGTACCGGCGGCGGCCCCCACCGGCTGGTGCAGTTGGTACCACTACTTCACCGAGGTGACGGCGGACGACGTGCGCGACAACGTCGGCGCACTCGACGACTGGGGCGTCCCACTCGACGTGATCCAGATCGACGACGGCTACGAACAAGCGTTCGGCGACTGGCGAACTCTCGCCGACGGGTTCGACGACATGCGTGCCCTGCGCGACGACATCGTCGACGCTGGCCACACAGCCGGCATCTGGCTCGCACCGTTCTACGTCCAAGCCGACTCTCAGTTGGCTGCAGACCACCCGGAGTGGCTGATCACGGACGGCGCGGGTGCGCCGGTCGACGCCGGCGCCCGCCACGGTCCGATGTACGGGCTCGACGTCACCCACCCCGGTGCAACCGAGTGGCTCCGGGAGACGTTCCGCACGGTCGTCGAGGAGTGGGGGATTGAGTACCTCAAACTCGACTTCTTGTACGCCGCCGCGCTCCCGGGTGAGCGGCACGGGGACGTCACCCGCGCGCAGGCGTACCGGCACGGGCTGGCGACGATCCGAGAGGCCGTCGGCGACGCGTTCGTCCTCGGCTGCGGCGCACCGGGATTCCCCAGCGTGGGGTTGGTCGACGCGATGCGCGTCGGCCCCGACACGGCGCCGTACTGGCGTCGCGAGGGCGACGCCGCGAGCGAACCCGCCCACGAGAACGCGATTCGCAACGTGCTCAACCGTCAGTTCTGTCACCGCCGACTGTGGCTGAACGACCCCGACTGTCAACTCGTGCGGACGACGACCGACCTGACCGACCCCGAGCGGCGGTCGTTCGCCGCACTCGTCGCTCTCACCGGTGGGACGAACGTCCTCAGCGACGCCGTCGACGAGATTGACGCGGCTGGTCGCGACCTGTTCGAACGGACACTGCCGCCGGTCGACACCGGTTCGGTCGTCGGCGTGGGCGACACGGAACTCCCGGCGCGCGTCGTCTGCCGACGGTCTGCCGACGACGCCGTCGCCGTCGCTGCGTTCAACTGGGACGACGAAGCCGCGACTGTGCGGGTCGACCCGGCCGAGTACCTCGACGCCGACGCGGTCGTCGCCGTGGACGCCTTCGGCGACGACGGCCTCCACGACGGACCGATCGAACGCGAGGTCCCGCCCCACGGCGTGTTGCTGGTGCACGCGGCGCCGGCGTCGGACGAGCCGCGAGTCGTCGCTGCACATCACCTCGCGAACGCGGCCACACAACTAACCCACGTGGAGTGTGTCGGCGGGTCGCTCGTGATGACATCGGCCGCCGAGCAGCCGATGAACGTGACACTCGCGGTTCCGCCGAGCGTGACGACGAGTGTGGGCGAACAGCTGACCGACCGCACGGTTCGCGTGACCGTGCACCCCGGAGAGACGACGATCCCCTTCACCGAACGATGA
- a CDS encoding beta-galactosidase: protein MTDDDTDDGRIAHEPHDPTTPRIGVCYFPEHWPRDRWERDVELMVEAGIEVVRMAEFSWGRIEPTRGEFDFEWLDEAVALLGEAGIDVVLCTPTATPPKWLVDERPEILQEEPDGTTRAFGSRRHYCFNSDAYREETERVVTRMADHYADNPHVVGWQTDNEYGCHQTIRCYCDDCGAAFRDWCRERYGDVETLNETWGTTFWSQQHADFSEVDPPRHTATEHHPSRLLDFGRFASDSAVDYNRLQTGILREANADWFVTHNFMGNFPTLDAYDVTESLEFATWDSYPTGFAQDRRLGESTPERLRAGDPDQVSLNHDLYRTPAGFWVMEQQPGDINWPPYAPQPGEGAMRLWAHQAVAHGANTVSYFRWRRCRQGQEQYHAGLLRHDGTPDRGFEDAREAAAELAELDLAGVDAPVALLFSYDDLWALSEQPHSPEFDYWQLVGRFYRALRGRGVQVDVVQPEADLSGYAAVVAPTLHLADGALADHLESYLHEGGQLLFGPRSGYKLPGNRLQPDLAPGPFTSLVGGHVDQHESPPETLATELSYRGDEYEFDTWGEWLVADDATVVGRHESGTAEGNPALLHHDVGDGAVTYCGVQPGTALADALVSDLLGRAGVGHTERLPETVRLAERDGVTWVLNFGSESVTVDGPADAEWIVGAETVSPFGVGVVEAPASSLGLVDTE, encoded by the coding sequence ATGACCGACGACGACACCGACGACGGCCGCATCGCACACGAACCGCACGACCCAACGACGCCGCGGATCGGCGTCTGCTACTTCCCCGAGCACTGGCCACGAGACCGGTGGGAGCGTGACGTCGAACTGATGGTCGAGGCGGGCATCGAGGTCGTCCGGATGGCCGAGTTCTCGTGGGGGCGCATCGAGCCGACTCGCGGCGAGTTCGACTTCGAGTGGCTCGACGAGGCCGTCGCGTTGCTCGGAGAGGCGGGGATCGATGTCGTCCTCTGCACCCCGACGGCGACGCCGCCGAAGTGGCTCGTCGACGAGCGCCCAGAGATCCTCCAGGAGGAGCCCGACGGGACGACGCGCGCGTTCGGGAGCCGGCGCCACTACTGCTTCAACTCCGACGCCTATCGCGAGGAGACCGAGCGTGTGGTCACGCGGATGGCCGATCACTACGCCGACAATCCGCACGTCGTCGGCTGGCAGACCGACAACGAGTACGGCTGTCACCAAACGATCCGCTGTTACTGTGACGACTGCGGCGCTGCGTTCCGCGACTGGTGTCGCGAGCGCTACGGCGACGTCGAGACGCTCAACGAGACGTGGGGGACGACGTTCTGGAGCCAACAGCACGCCGACTTTTCGGAAGTCGACCCGCCGCGCCACACGGCGACGGAGCACCATCCGTCGCGACTGCTCGACTTCGGTCGCTTCGCCAGCGACAGCGCCGTCGACTACAACCGCCTCCAGACGGGCATCCTGCGGGAGGCGAACGCCGACTGGTTCGTCACCCACAACTTCATGGGCAACTTCCCGACGCTGGACGCGTACGACGTCACGGAGTCGCTGGAGTTCGCCACGTGGGACTCGTACCCCACCGGCTTCGCCCAGGACCGCCGACTCGGCGAGTCGACACCGGAGCGACTCCGCGCGGGCGACCCAGACCAGGTGAGTCTGAACCACGACCTGTACCGCACGCCCGCCGGCTTCTGGGTGATGGAGCAGCAGCCGGGCGACATCAACTGGCCGCCGTACGCCCCCCAACCGGGCGAGGGCGCGATGCGGCTGTGGGCTCACCAGGCGGTGGCGCACGGCGCGAACACGGTGTCGTACTTCCGCTGGCGCCGCTGTCGACAGGGCCAAGAGCAGTACCACGCGGGGCTGCTCCGCCACGACGGCACCCCCGACCGCGGGTTCGAGGACGCGCGCGAGGCGGCCGCCGAGCTGGCCGAGCTGGATCTGGCTGGCGTCGACGCACCCGTCGCGCTGTTGTTCAGCTACGACGACCTCTGGGCGCTGTCCGAACAGCCACACTCACCCGAGTTCGACTACTGGCAGCTTGTCGGCCGGTTCTACCGAGCGCTGCGCGGCCGTGGCGTACAGGTCGACGTCGTGCAACCGGAGGCGGACCTCTCCGGGTACGCGGCGGTCGTCGCACCGACGCTCCACCTCGCCGACGGGGCGTTGGCCGATCACCTCGAGTCGTACCTGCACGAGGGCGGACAGCTTCTGTTCGGCCCACGGTCGGGGTATAAGCTCCCCGGCAACCGACTCCAGCCCGACCTGGCCCCCGGCCCGTTCACGTCGCTCGTGGGCGGTCACGTCGACCAACACGAGTCCCCACCGGAGACGTTGGCGACGGAGCTCAGCTATCGCGGCGACGAGTACGAGTTCGACACCTGGGGCGAGTGGCTCGTTGCCGACGACGCGACCGTCGTCGGTCGCCACGAGAGTGGGACGGCCGAAGGCAACCCGGCGCTGTTACACCACGACGTCGGCGACGGGGCCGTGACCTACTGCGGTGTCCAGCCGGGCACGGCGCTGGCAGACGCACTCGTGTCCGACCTGTTGGGCCGAGCTGGCGTCGGCCACACAGAGCGCCTCCCGGAGACAGTTCGACTCGCGGAACGCGATGGAGTGACGTGGGTGTTGAACTTCGGCTCGGAGTCGGTGACGGTCGACGGTCCTGCCGACGCCGAGTGGATCGTCGGTGCCGAAACGGTGTCGCCGTTCGGCGTCGGCGTCGTCGAGGCGCCCGCTTCGAGTCTCGGTCTCGTCGACACCGAGTGA
- a CDS encoding ABC transporter ATP-binding protein: MSGITLQTVRKEFETGEEHIVAVDDVDLEIRDGEFLVLVGPSGCGKTTTLRCIAGLEDVTDGTIAFGDDDVTDLRARERDVAMVFQNYALYPHMNVRENIGMGLKLSSSMTSAEIDAKVEDVAELLGIEPLLAKKPKELSGGQQQRVALGRAIVRDPEAFLMDEPLSNLDAKLRAQMRTELQTLQHDLDVTTVYVTHDQTEAMAMGDRIAIMDGGELQQVGTAEEVYRTPVNEFVADFIGSPSINTFDATVEGATLHGPGGFEYTLDDPSPVEGHDTVRVGIRPEDMTLVDDGVAIETTVLEPMGNENFLYATMGEEELTLRVVPSARPSPGDTVDFAFDEDSLYLFDALTSEALKTKTDAGAPLIEEPEVAE; encoded by the coding sequence ATGTCAGGTATCACATTACAGACTGTTCGAAAAGAGTTCGAGACCGGCGAGGAGCACATCGTCGCGGTCGACGACGTCGACCTAGAGATTCGCGACGGGGAGTTCCTCGTCCTCGTCGGTCCCTCGGGGTGCGGCAAGACGACCACCCTGCGGTGTATCGCGGGGCTCGAAGACGTGACGGACGGCACGATCGCCTTCGGTGACGACGACGTCACCGACCTGCGAGCGCGCGAGCGGGACGTGGCGATGGTGTTCCAGAACTACGCCCTCTATCCGCACATGAACGTGCGGGAGAACATCGGTATGGGGCTGAAGCTGTCCTCGTCGATGACCAGTGCCGAGATCGACGCCAAGGTGGAAGACGTCGCCGAGTTGCTGGGGATCGAGCCCCTACTGGCGAAGAAGCCCAAAGAGCTGTCGGGCGGCCAGCAACAACGCGTCGCGCTGGGACGGGCGATCGTCCGCGACCCAGAGGCGTTCCTCATGGACGAACCGCTGTCGAACCTCGACGCGAAGCTGCGCGCCCAGATGCGCACGGAACTGCAGACACTCCAGCACGACCTGGACGTGACGACGGTGTACGTCACGCACGACCAGACCGAGGCGATGGCGATGGGCGACCGCATCGCGATCATGGACGGTGGTGAACTCCAGCAGGTGGGGACCGCCGAAGAGGTGTATCGCACGCCCGTCAACGAGTTCGTCGCCGACTTCATCGGCTCGCCGAGCATCAACACCTTCGACGCGACCGTCGAGGGCGCGACGCTCCACGGGCCCGGTGGGTTCGAGTACACGCTCGACGATCCCTCGCCAGTCGAGGGACACGACACCGTCCGCGTGGGGATTCGCCCGGAGGACATGACGCTCGTCGACGATGGCGTCGCCATCGAGACGACCGTCCTCGAGCCGATGGGCAACGAGAACTTCCTGTACGCGACGATGGGCGAGGAGGAACTGACGCTGCGGGTCGTCCCGAGCGCCCGACCGTCGCCCGGCGACACCGTCGACTTCGCCTTCGACGAGGACTCGCTGTACCTGTTCGACGCGTTGACGAGCGAAGCGTTGAAGACGAAGACCGACGCCGGCGCACCGCTCATCGAGGAGCCGGAGGTGGCCGAATGA
- the dgoD gene encoding galactonate dehydratase: MTRIVDYELYQVPPRWLFLRIETSDGRVGWGEPVVEGRARTVRTAVEELLDTYLLGEDPMPIEDHWQTMYRGGFYRGGPVLMSAIAGIDQALWDLKGKHFGAPIYELLGGRARDRVRVYQWVGGDRPEGVAQAAAEKVDQGFSALKMNATPEMRRVDSPASIDAARERLAAVRETVGPEVDIGVDFHGRVSKPMAKRLAKALEPYEPMFVEEPVLPEHNDALPEIAGHTTVPIATGERMFSRWDFKEVFENGAVDVIQPDLSHAGGITEVKKIAAMAEAYDVAMAPHCPLGPIALASCVQVDACSPNVLIQEQSLDIHYNETSDVLDYLADPSVFEFDDGFIELPDGPGLGIEIDEDHVRDMTGDVDWHNPVWRHEDGSVAEW; this comes from the coding sequence ATGACCCGGATCGTCGACTACGAACTGTACCAGGTGCCGCCGCGCTGGCTGTTCCTCCGCATCGAGACGAGCGACGGCCGCGTCGGCTGGGGGGAGCCCGTCGTCGAGGGGCGCGCGCGGACCGTCCGCACCGCCGTCGAGGAACTGCTCGACACGTACCTCCTCGGCGAGGACCCGATGCCGATCGAAGACCACTGGCAGACGATGTACCGCGGCGGATTCTACCGCGGTGGTCCGGTCCTCATGTCGGCGATTGCCGGCATCGACCAGGCGCTGTGGGACCTCAAGGGCAAACACTTCGGCGCCCCTATCTACGAACTGCTGGGTGGGCGAGCGCGCGACCGCGTCCGCGTCTACCAGTGGGTCGGCGGCGACCGGCCCGAGGGCGTCGCACAGGCGGCCGCCGAGAAGGTCGATCAAGGGTTCTCCGCGCTCAAGATGAACGCGACGCCGGAGATGCGTCGGGTAGACTCGCCGGCGTCGATCGACGCCGCCCGCGAGCGGCTGGCGGCCGTTCGCGAGACGGTCGGGCCGGAGGTCGACATCGGCGTCGACTTCCACGGTCGCGTGTCGAAGCCGATGGCCAAGCGGCTGGCGAAGGCGTTGGAGCCGTACGAGCCGATGTTCGTCGAGGAGCCGGTGCTCCCCGAGCACAACGACGCACTCCCGGAGATCGCAGGCCACACCACCGTCCCGATCGCGACGGGCGAGCGGATGTTCTCGCGGTGGGATTTCAAAGAGGTGTTCGAGAACGGTGCCGTCGACGTGATCCAGCCCGACCTCTCGCACGCCGGCGGGATCACCGAGGTGAAGAAGATCGCAGCGATGGCGGAGGCGTACGACGTCGCGATGGCCCCCCACTGCCCGCTGGGGCCGATCGCGTTGGCCTCCTGTGTCCAGGTCGACGCCTGCTCGCCGAACGTCCTCATCCAAGAGCAGAGCCTCGACATCCACTACAACGAGACGAGCGACGTGCTCGACTACCTCGCCGACCCCTCGGTGTTCGAGTTCGACGACGGCTTCATCGAACTCCCCGACGGCCCGGGTCTCGGGATCGAGATCGACGAGGACCACGTCCGCGACATGACGGGCGACGTCGACTGGCACAATCCCGTGTGGCGCCACGAGGACGGGAGCGTGGCCGAATGGTGA
- a CDS encoding carbohydrate ABC transporter permease, translated as MREETRREAVWQFLTYAFILMGATVTMVPLYWIAVASTLKESEFLSSTAPRLLPGDSFLANFESLQARQNVQFVGHPGEMTQYIDVGPFYFAYDFWHLWDMGAMESSIFVAVVYTALSLLLCSMAGFAFAKYEFRFKKPIFYAILATLILPIQLLVIPLFLLMSQLGMTNNYWAIILPWAANPLGIFLMRQNMRSIPDALLESARMDGATEFQLYYKIALPTMKSSLAALAIILFLFQWNLFLFPLVILDQGKYTIPVAINQLVGAQRVYYDQIMVAAALSVIPVFLLFLFLQKQFVSGILAGAVKE; from the coding sequence ATGCGTGAGGAGACGCGCCGCGAGGCGGTGTGGCAGTTCCTCACCTACGCGTTCATCCTCATGGGCGCCACCGTGACGATGGTGCCGCTGTACTGGATCGCGGTCGCGTCGACGCTGAAGGAGTCGGAGTTCCTCTCGTCGACGGCGCCGCGCCTGCTGCCGGGCGACAGTTTCCTCGCGAACTTCGAGTCGCTGCAAGCCCGCCAGAACGTCCAGTTCGTCGGCCACCCCGGCGAGATGACCCAGTACATCGACGTGGGTCCGTTCTACTTCGCGTACGACTTCTGGCACCTGTGGGACATGGGGGCGATGGAGAGCAGTATCTTCGTCGCGGTCGTGTACACGGCGCTGTCGCTGCTGCTGTGTTCGATGGCCGGCTTCGCGTTCGCGAAGTACGAGTTCCGGTTCAAGAAGCCCATCTTCTACGCCATCCTCGCGACGCTGATCTTGCCGATCCAACTGCTCGTCATCCCGCTGTTCCTCCTCATGAGCCAGCTCGGGATGACGAACAACTACTGGGCGATCATCCTCCCGTGGGCGGCGAACCCGCTCGGTATCTTCCTGATGCGCCAGAACATGCGGTCGATCCCCGACGCGCTGTTGGAGTCGGCCCGGATGGACGGCGCCACGGAGTTCCAACTGTACTACAAGATCGCGCTGCCGACGATGAAGTCGTCGTTGGCGGCGCTGGCGATCATCCTGTTCCTCTTCCAGTGGAACCTGTTCTTGTTCCCGCTGGTCATCCTCGACCAGGGCAAGTACACGATCCCGGTCGCCATCAACCAACTCGTCGGCGCACAGCGCGTCTACTACGACCAGATCATGGTCGCAGCGGCCCTCTCGGTGATCCCGGTGTTCCTGCTGTTCCTGTTCTTACAGAAGCAGTTCGTCAGCGGGATCCTCGCAGGGGCCGTCAAGGAGTGA
- a CDS encoding carbohydrate ABC transporter permease has product MAAPTSNEPLSDATVRDRARFFRQALSRRLPSLGESGVGYLFLLPTFLLFSLFLGFPILYTFYLSFFRFQGVSDETLLWIDLPGFEFQLTRIAELQFVGLQNYTAMFTDTLFLQASFNTLFILLVQVPLMVGLALLFAVALNASFVKFRGVFRTVLALPVSANLVAYSTVFLLLMQETGLVNYVLTGVGLPAIPWLSSSFWSRMTIVGAVTWRWTGYNMIILLAGLQNIPQQLYEAAEIDGASRIDKFRYVTVPLRPVLLFVFVTSTIGTFKLFSEPVIINSGGAPLDSTITIVQYIYQTAFIDFRLGYASALTYVLIFVVSLLSAAQLRVGGSDDA; this is encoded by the coding sequence ATGGCCGCACCAACTTCCAACGAGCCGCTGTCGGACGCCACTGTCCGCGACCGGGCTCGGTTCTTTCGACAGGCGCTGAGCCGTCGGCTTCCGAGCCTCGGCGAGAGCGGCGTCGGCTACCTGTTCCTCCTGCCGACGTTCCTGTTGTTCTCGCTGTTCCTCGGGTTCCCGATCCTGTACACGTTCTACCTCTCGTTCTTCCGGTTCCAGGGCGTGAGCGACGAGACGCTGCTGTGGATCGATCTGCCGGGCTTCGAGTTCCAGTTGACCCGCATCGCGGAGCTCCAGTTCGTCGGGCTCCAAAACTACACGGCGATGTTCACCGACACGCTGTTCCTGCAGGCGTCGTTCAACACGCTGTTCATCCTGCTGGTGCAGGTGCCGCTGATGGTGGGGTTGGCGCTGCTGTTCGCGGTGGCGCTCAACGCCTCGTTCGTCAAGTTCCGCGGCGTGTTCCGTACCGTGCTCGCGCTGCCGGTGTCGGCGAACCTCGTCGCCTACTCGACGGTGTTCCTCCTGTTGATGCAGGAGACGGGCCTGGTGAACTACGTGCTCACGGGCGTCGGCCTGCCGGCGATCCCGTGGCTCAGTAGTTCGTTCTGGTCACGGATGACCATCGTCGGCGCCGTCACCTGGCGGTGGACCGGCTACAACATGATCATCCTGCTGGCGGGGCTGCAGAACATCCCCCAACAGCTGTACGAGGCCGCCGAGATCGACGGCGCCAGCCGGATCGACAAGTTCCGGTACGTGACGGTGCCGCTGCGGCCCGTCCTGCTGTTCGTGTTCGTCACCTCGACGATCGGGACGTTCAAACTGTTCAGCGAGCCCGTGATCATCAACAGCGGTGGCGCACCGCTGGACTCGACGATCACCATCGTGCAGTACATCTACCAGACGGCGTTCATCGACTTCCGACTGGGCTACGCGAGCGCGTTGACGTACGTGCTCATCTTCGTGGTCAGCCTGCTGTCGGCGGCGCAACTGCGCGTCGGAGGGTCCGACGATGCGTGA